Proteins encoded in a region of the Chryseobacterium piperi genome:
- a CDS encoding efflux RND transporter periplasmic adaptor subunit, with translation MNYKKGYFLFVLTAAVFLHSCNSGNSQEATSQVSALPTDFIQLQSGNADISSGYPGSIEGRDNVDIKAQVTGYLEAVYVKEGQYVQKGQTLFRINPSVYNEQVNNSNAALKTALANQTTAKLEVEKLKPLVEEEVVSEMQLKTAQASYQAATAQVDQAKSALGSSRINAGFTYIKAPVAGYIGRIPNRTGNLISPSDPSPLTTLSDINTVNVYFSMNEADFLRYTKAKIASEDHTGNVDLILPDGSTYAYKGQLENASGNFDRSTGSMQMKAIFQNPDKLLRAGGTAKVMIHQSIDDVIKLPKTAVKDIQDRFFVYKLSSKNKVVMSPIEISGGTINDYFVASGVKAGDKIAVNRIDALTEGALVLPKIIPSK, from the coding sequence ATGAACTATAAAAAAGGTTATTTTCTATTCGTACTCACAGCAGCAGTTTTCTTACATTCATGTAATTCAGGAAACAGCCAGGAAGCAACTTCACAAGTATCAGCACTCCCAACGGATTTTATCCAACTTCAATCCGGAAATGCAGATATTTCATCCGGTTATCCCGGAAGTATTGAAGGACGGGATAATGTAGATATTAAAGCCCAGGTCACCGGCTATCTGGAAGCAGTATATGTAAAGGAAGGACAGTATGTCCAAAAAGGACAGACGCTTTTCAGAATTAATCCTTCGGTGTATAATGAACAGGTCAACAATAGTAACGCAGCTCTCAAAACAGCTTTAGCCAACCAGACCACCGCCAAACTTGAAGTAGAAAAGCTAAAGCCATTGGTAGAAGAAGAGGTGGTTTCCGAAATGCAGTTAAAAACAGCACAAGCCAGTTATCAGGCAGCTACAGCACAGGTTGACCAGGCTAAATCAGCTTTAGGATCATCAAGAATCAATGCAGGCTTTACTTATATCAAAGCTCCGGTAGCCGGATACATCGGAAGAATACCCAACAGGACCGGAAACCTGATTAGTCCTTCTGATCCTTCACCATTGACCACACTATCGGATATCAATACAGTAAATGTATATTTCTCAATGAATGAAGCAGACTTCCTCAGATATACCAAAGCAAAAATCGCTTCTGAAGATCATACGGGAAATGTTGACCTTATCCTTCCGGACGGCTCTACGTATGCTTATAAAGGACAATTGGAAAATGCCAGTGGTAATTTTGACCGCAGTACCGGGAGTATGCAGATGAAAGCGATCTTTCAGAATCCTGACAAATTATTACGTGCCGGAGGAACAGCAAAAGTGATGATTCATCAGTCCATAGATGACGTTATCAAGCTTCCAAAAACCGCAGTAAAAGATATTCAGGATAGATTCTTTGTCTATAAACTGAGCTCTAAAAATAAGGTAGTGATGTCTCCGATCGAGATTTCAGGAGGTACGATCAATGACTATTTTGTTGCCTCAGGAGTAAAAGCAGGTGATAAGATTGCAGTCAACAGAATCGATGCTCTTACGGAAGGTGCTTTAGTACTTCCTAAAATCATCCCTTCAAAATAG
- a CDS encoding DUF3078 domain-containing protein — MKKILLAVSISLGTLAFAQETKTDAPVVDTTKAWSIQGQNTLMLNQAAFSNWVGGGANNVGWLAGVNYNLTYEKGKDLWENIVILGYGQNNTQGVGSRKTQDVINLSTNYGRKIAKNWYVSGGLSLQSQFAPGYEDGNNPDAKKISNFMAPGYLNAGVGFTYRPNDNFTMTLRPANGRWTFVLDKDLQYAGSYGLKNNRDSSLFQFGFLGTAIYKVKIMDNISLINTGSVFSNYLDHPDRLVLAYSGILNMKINKFISTNITLDLMYDHNQIRRTQLKQTLGVGFAYNIDKGRKRSDNKDNQSWMKK; from the coding sequence ATGAAAAAAATTTTATTAGCCGTTTCCATTTCTCTTGGAACACTCGCTTTTGCACAAGAAACAAAAACTGATGCTCCCGTAGTAGATACGACCAAAGCATGGAGTATCCAAGGTCAGAACACATTAATGCTGAACCAGGCTGCATTTTCCAACTGGGTTGGGGGTGGAGCTAACAACGTAGGTTGGCTTGCCGGTGTTAATTATAACCTTACTTACGAAAAGGGAAAAGATCTTTGGGAAAATATCGTTATTCTTGGTTATGGACAAAATAACACTCAGGGAGTAGGATCAAGAAAAACACAGGATGTTATCAACCTTTCTACAAACTATGGTAGAAAGATTGCTAAAAACTGGTATGTATCTGGTGGACTAAGTTTACAAAGTCAGTTTGCACCTGGATATGAAGATGGGAATAATCCTGATGCTAAAAAGATTTCAAACTTTATGGCTCCTGGATATCTGAATGCAGGGGTAGGTTTTACTTACAGACCTAACGATAATTTCACCATGACATTACGTCCGGCTAACGGAAGATGGACTTTTGTATTGGATAAAGATCTTCAATATGCAGGAAGCTATGGATTGAAAAATAATAGAGATTCTTCATTATTCCAATTTGGTTTCTTAGGAACTGCTATTTACAAAGTGAAAATTATGGACAATATCAGTTTGATCAATACAGGTTCTGTATTTTCAAACTATTTAGATCACCCGGATAGATTGGTACTTGCTTATAGTGGGATCTTAAACATGAAAATTAACAAATTCATATCTACCAATATTACTTTAGACTTAATGTATGATCACAACCAGATCAGAAGAACACAGCTAAAACAAACATTAGGAGTAGGTTTTGCTTATAATATTGATAAAGGTAGAAAACGTTCTGATAATAAAGACAATCAGTCTTGGATGAAAAAATAA
- a CDS encoding efflux RND transporter permease subunit yields MLKKIIDRPVLATVISLIIVILGIIGLSKLAVTRFPDISPPTIMVSGSYPGGNSETVIRSVVTPLEEQINGVEDMEYIKSNASNDGTFSISIIFKQGVNADQAAVNVQNRVQQATPILPQEVVRMGLTTSKQQNSMIMLFNIYTDDNTRYDETFLQNYANINLIPQIKRVKGVGQAQVFGVKDYSMRIWLNPQKMSSYGLEPADISNAVADHSLESAPGKLGEESNASLEYVMRYKGKKNKPEQFENIVVKNDGTKLIRLKDVARVEFGSISYSGDNLSNGKNAVTVAIMQTTGSNANEIEIGVNKSIEQLSKSFPPGVKYRKVISTKERLDEATGQVKSTLIEAFILVFIVVFIFLQDFRSTIIPAIAVPVAIVGTFFFLLVLGFTINVLTLFALVLAIGIVVDDAIVVVEAVHSNMEGTNLTGKEATHKAMNEITGAVISITLVMSAVFIPIGFMSGSAGLFYKQFAYTLAIAIIISAVNALTLTPALCAVFLKNNHAHDTNGEKKTFGKRFATAFNASFNNMTGRYVKGVKFLIHKKWIGGGLVVGVIALAAWLMTSTSKSFVPMEDDGLFMYTLSMPPGTGLTKTTEVSGSINKILKGVEAIDENTSITGYNLLSNSSGPAYAMGFVKLKPKKEREKVQDIDELMEIINEKLSVIKEGSVMTFRMPPVEGYGMTNDAEIVLQDRMGRDPQILKAKADELIGQLMQTPEVAFAYTMFRADYPQMELEVNEDKAKQLGVSISNLLGSVQTYFSGDQSQNFSRFGKFYRVNIKADGIFRMDVDAFNDIFVKNNKGEMVPANTLITLKKVYGPESVGRYNLYNSLNINVTPKPGVSNGALMAKLEKTLEKLPSDYSYEWTGLSLEEKSSGNQTTAIFGLCLLFVYLLLAAQYESYILPLAVMLSIPTGIIGAFLGIKAIGFDNNIYVQVGLIMLIGLLAKNAILIVEFAVQRRKSGMSILESAVEGARSRLRPIIMTSLAFIVGMIPLMLSSGGMASGNKSISVSAAMGMLSGVILGVFVIPVLYMFFQYIDEKLSSKKQNVIPSK; encoded by the coding sequence ATGTTAAAAAAAATAATAGACCGGCCGGTATTGGCAACTGTAATTTCCCTGATCATTGTTATTCTTGGAATTATAGGTCTTAGCAAACTCGCCGTAACAAGATTTCCGGATATATCACCTCCTACGATCATGGTTTCAGGATCATATCCCGGAGGAAACAGCGAAACCGTCATCCGTTCTGTAGTTACCCCATTGGAAGAACAGATCAATGGAGTAGAAGACATGGAATACATCAAGTCGAATGCGAGTAACGATGGAACGTTCTCGATTTCAATTATATTTAAGCAGGGAGTCAATGCTGACCAGGCTGCCGTTAATGTACAAAACAGAGTACAGCAGGCTACCCCTATTTTACCCCAGGAAGTGGTAAGAATGGGACTGACTACCTCAAAGCAGCAAAACAGCATGATTATGTTGTTTAATATTTATACGGATGACAATACAAGATACGACGAAACCTTTTTGCAGAACTATGCCAATATCAATCTTATTCCACAGATAAAAAGAGTAAAAGGTGTAGGCCAGGCGCAGGTTTTCGGGGTTAAAGATTACTCCATGAGAATCTGGCTGAATCCACAGAAAATGTCATCTTACGGATTGGAACCTGCTGACATTTCAAACGCAGTTGCAGACCATAGTCTGGAATCTGCTCCGGGTAAACTCGGGGAAGAATCCAATGCTTCATTGGAATATGTTATGCGATATAAAGGGAAAAAAAATAAACCTGAGCAGTTTGAAAACATTGTCGTTAAAAATGATGGAACAAAGCTGATCCGGCTTAAAGATGTAGCCAGAGTGGAATTTGGTTCCATTTCTTACAGTGGAGATAACCTTTCCAATGGTAAAAATGCTGTAACCGTTGCTATCATGCAGACCACAGGATCCAATGCCAATGAAATAGAAATTGGGGTTAATAAGTCCATTGAACAGCTATCTAAATCTTTTCCTCCGGGAGTAAAATACCGCAAAGTGATTAGTACAAAAGAGAGACTGGATGAAGCAACGGGTCAGGTGAAATCTACTTTAATTGAAGCTTTTATCCTTGTTTTTATCGTTGTATTTATCTTTTTACAGGACTTCAGGTCGACAATTATCCCAGCCATTGCTGTTCCTGTAGCTATTGTAGGTACATTCTTTTTCCTTTTGGTATTAGGATTCACCATCAATGTATTAACACTTTTTGCTCTTGTTTTAGCTATCGGTATCGTTGTCGATGATGCCATTGTTGTGGTAGAAGCCGTGCACAGTAATATGGAAGGGACCAACCTTACAGGAAAAGAAGCTACTCATAAAGCGATGAACGAAATCACAGGAGCTGTAATTTCAATTACCCTGGTTATGTCAGCGGTATTTATTCCGATCGGATTCATGTCAGGATCTGCAGGATTATTTTATAAGCAGTTTGCTTATACATTAGCCATTGCCATCATTATTTCTGCAGTAAACGCCTTGACGTTAACCCCTGCTTTATGTGCCGTATTCTTAAAAAACAACCATGCCCATGATACTAATGGTGAGAAAAAAACCTTTGGAAAAAGGTTCGCTACAGCATTTAATGCAAGCTTTAACAATATGACCGGTCGATATGTAAAAGGAGTGAAATTTCTCATCCATAAAAAGTGGATTGGCGGGGGACTGGTTGTAGGCGTAATCGCTCTTGCAGCATGGCTGATGACTTCTACTTCAAAAAGTTTCGTGCCTATGGAAGATGACGGTTTGTTTATGTACACTCTAAGTATGCCTCCCGGAACAGGATTAACGAAAACTACAGAGGTTTCTGGCAGTATTAATAAGATTTTAAAAGGAGTGGAAGCTATTGATGAAAATACTTCTATTACAGGTTATAATTTATTGAGCAATAGTTCAGGACCTGCCTATGCCATGGGGTTTGTAAAATTAAAACCAAAAAAAGAAAGGGAGAAAGTACAGGATATTGATGAGCTTATGGAAATCATCAATGAAAAACTATCGGTGATCAAGGAAGGAAGCGTCATGACTTTCAGAATGCCTCCTGTAGAAGGATATGGAATGACTAATGATGCTGAAATCGTTCTTCAGGACAGAATGGGCAGAGACCCCCAAATCCTTAAGGCAAAAGCTGATGAACTTATCGGACAGCTTATGCAAACTCCGGAAGTTGCTTTTGCATATACCATGTTCAGGGCAGATTATCCGCAGATGGAGCTGGAAGTAAATGAAGATAAAGCTAAACAGCTGGGCGTAAGTATTTCCAATCTGTTGGGAAGTGTTCAGACTTACTTTTCAGGAGATCAGTCACAGAATTTTTCGAGATTCGGGAAATTTTACAGAGTCAATATCAAAGCTGATGGTATTTTCAGAATGGATGTAGATGCCTTCAATGATATTTTTGTCAAAAACAATAAAGGCGAAATGGTTCCTGCTAATACTCTGATTACTTTAAAAAAGGTGTATGGACCTGAATCCGTAGGACGTTATAATTTATATAATTCACTGAATATTAATGTAACACCAAAGCCGGGAGTAAGTAATGGAGCATTGATGGCCAAATTAGAAAAAACGTTGGAAAAACTACCTTCTGATTACAGCTATGAATGGACCGGACTGAGTCTGGAAGAAAAATCATCAGGAAATCAGACTACCGCTATTTTCGGGCTTTGTCTTCTTTTTGTTTACCTGCTTCTTGCAGCTCAATATGAAAGTTACATCCTTCCTCTGGCCGTTATGCTTTCTATTCCTACAGGTATTATAGGAGCCTTTCTGGGAATAAAAGCAATAGGGTTTGATAACAACATCTATGTACAGGTGGGACTTATTATGCTTATCGGCCTCTTAGCCAAAAATGCCATCCTTATTGTTGAGTTTGCTGTTCAGCGCAGAAAGTCAGGAATGTCTATTCTCGAATCAGCCGTGGAAGGAGCGAGATCCAGATTACGTCCAATTATTATGACCTCTCTGGCATTTATCGTAGGAATGATTCCTTTGATGCTTTCATCAGGAGGGATGGCTTCAGGTAATAAATCGATCAGTGTAAGTGCAGCCATGGGAATGCTGAGCGGAGTAATACTGGGAGTATTTGTAATTCCTGTACTATACATGTTTTTCCAATACATTGATGAAAAGCTTTCATCTAAAAAACAGAATGTTATACCATCAAAATAA
- a CDS encoding discoidin domain-containing protein has translation MKGKLFNLLLSAFLLVFILNSCNDMTPDENEGSQNETSITNTWKDNPYKVNVIYFVPNDLDTIPGYQKRLSNIMLHVQKFFGDNLKRAGYGYTSFGLDLLSDTRVNIITIRGTKGKDSYPYSGGGGAVLSEVQQYFMLNPGQKKSEHSLIIIPSYNSDPNNPGGPPFYGLGRDCFALDYPEMDTDKFGLPGTAGNLATKWIGGLAHELGHGLNAPHNKEHKTNMSTLGTALMGSGNSTYGKSPTHITNAHSAIFSLSQPFSKSIRSDWYSAVQNKLESVKGEFRDNKIIISGNYTSSLPVKAVTVYHDPFPAGKYYADYDALAWNVQPTGGNSFSVESSLDDFHTLSGKYQLRIEFHHENGTVTTNSYQYEFVNGVPNVSIINTRDLLNRSAWQAISTNSQEATDGVIGNILDNNFDTVWHTVWRTGEAPLPHQFIVDMASATSVNGFAFANRSNLNGAMKDIEIFKSNDNISWTSIGTFALIAQQNWQYVDLPQNESMRYVKVKVNSTNGGFQYTHLAEFGAY, from the coding sequence ATGAAAGGAAAACTATTTAATTTACTATTAAGTGCATTTCTATTGGTCTTCATCCTGAACTCCTGTAATGATATGACACCTGATGAAAATGAAGGCTCTCAAAACGAAACTTCAATCACTAATACCTGGAAAGATAATCCTTACAAAGTGAATGTAATCTATTTTGTCCCCAACGATTTAGATACGATTCCGGGATATCAGAAAAGATTGAGTAACATTATGTTGCATGTACAAAAGTTTTTCGGAGACAATTTGAAAAGAGCAGGCTATGGCTATACCTCTTTTGGATTAGATCTTTTGTCTGATACCCGAGTGAATATTATAACCATTAGAGGAACAAAAGGAAAAGACTCTTATCCCTATTCAGGCGGCGGTGGGGCTGTATTGAGTGAAGTGCAGCAATATTTTATGTTGAACCCAGGACAAAAGAAAAGTGAACATAGCTTAATTATCATCCCTTCCTATAATTCAGATCCTAATAATCCAGGAGGACCACCATTTTATGGTTTAGGTAGGGATTGTTTTGCGCTGGATTATCCTGAAATGGATACGGATAAGTTTGGATTACCGGGAACAGCAGGAAACCTTGCTACAAAATGGATAGGAGGTCTTGCTCATGAATTGGGACATGGCTTGAATGCTCCTCACAATAAGGAACATAAGACCAATATGTCTACCTTAGGGACGGCATTAATGGGGTCAGGGAATTCTACTTATGGAAAATCACCGACTCATATTACCAATGCTCACTCAGCCATATTTTCTCTGTCACAGCCATTTTCGAAATCCATCAGAAGTGATTGGTATAGTGCTGTACAGAACAAGCTGGAAAGTGTAAAAGGAGAGTTTCGTGATAATAAAATTATAATCAGTGGAAACTATACTTCAAGTCTACCAGTAAAGGCGGTTACTGTTTACCATGACCCTTTTCCTGCGGGAAAATATTATGCAGACTATGATGCTCTGGCATGGAATGTCCAGCCAACTGGAGGAAACAGCTTTTCTGTAGAAAGCTCACTGGATGATTTTCATACCTTATCAGGAAAGTATCAGTTAAGAATTGAGTTTCATCATGAAAACGGAACAGTGACCACCAACAGTTATCAATATGAGTTTGTTAACGGAGTGCCTAATGTTTCAATAATTAATACAAGAGATTTATTGAATAGATCAGCATGGCAGGCTATTTCTACGAATAGCCAGGAAGCAACCGATGGCGTTATCGGAAATATTCTGGACAATAATTTTGATACCGTGTGGCATACAGTATGGAGAACTGGCGAAGCACCACTACCCCATCAGTTTATAGTAGATATGGCCTCTGCAACTTCCGTTAACGGCTTTGCATTTGCCAATCGCAGTAATTTAAATGGTGCGATGAAAGATATTGAAATCTTTAAAAGCAATGATAATATCAGCTGGACGAGTATAGGAACATTCGCGCTCATTGCCCAACAGAATTGGCAATATGTGGATCTGCCACAAAACGAATCTATGAGGTATGTAAAAGTTAAAGTTAACTCTACCAATGGAGGTTTTCAATACACTCATCTGGCTGAGTTCGGAGCTTATTAA
- a CDS encoding efflux transporter outer membrane subunit: MIPSHIKNFLVTGIIASFLLACTVGKKYTRPELNIPENYKETSQITGDTIILPWKTFFKDPQLIGLIEKALMKNNEIHTALKNMEQLDLAYKQAKNNIMPTVDFSAGANRAWPSKNSLNGSLNEQFIGTKYIDDFSATVQFSWEVDIWGKTKMQKESAAAEYFAQKENMTALKTRIIVQVAQAYYNLIGLDEQLKIAKNNIELSDRTLQMMKLQFTSGQINSLAIQQSEAQKKTAELLIPMANQNISVQENALSILCGEYPGKIARGNNLKNMVPENQLSEGVPAQLLSRRPDLKAAELTVISFNAKTGLSKAAMYPSISLSPQIGINSYKFNSWFDLPGSLTKTLAANLALPLLQKRQFKTAYETALIEQEKAAISFRQTMMTAVAEVSDAMAKSQSTSERLVLLEERTAILDKGINDALKLYKSGMANYLEVITAQNNKLQNDLEYINTNLEKLNAEVDLYRALGGGVN, translated from the coding sequence ATGATACCATCACATATAAAAAACTTCCTTGTCACAGGTATTATAGCATCTTTCCTGCTCGCCTGTACCGTAGGGAAAAAATATACCCGGCCGGAGCTTAATATACCCGAAAATTATAAAGAAACTTCCCAGATAACAGGGGATACCATTATCCTGCCATGGAAGACCTTTTTCAAAGATCCACAGCTTATCGGTCTTATAGAGAAAGCGCTCATGAAAAATAATGAAATTCATACAGCGCTTAAAAATATGGAGCAGTTAGATTTGGCTTATAAGCAGGCAAAAAATAACATCATGCCTACAGTAGATTTCAGTGCCGGAGCTAACAGGGCGTGGCCATCCAAAAACAGTTTAAACGGTTCACTTAATGAACAGTTTATAGGAACCAAATATATTGATGATTTCAGTGCTACCGTACAATTTTCATGGGAGGTGGACATTTGGGGGAAAACAAAAATGCAGAAGGAATCCGCAGCAGCTGAATATTTTGCTCAAAAAGAAAATATGACCGCCCTCAAAACCCGGATCATTGTACAGGTTGCCCAGGCATATTACAATCTGATCGGCCTGGACGAACAGCTAAAAATTGCCAAGAATAATATTGAATTAAGTGATCGTACTTTACAGATGATGAAACTCCAGTTTACATCGGGGCAAATTAACTCACTGGCGATACAACAATCGGAAGCTCAGAAAAAAACAGCTGAGCTCCTGATTCCAATGGCTAATCAGAATATTTCTGTGCAGGAGAATGCCCTGAGTATTCTTTGTGGTGAATATCCGGGTAAGATTGCAAGAGGAAACAATTTAAAAAATATGGTCCCTGAAAATCAATTATCGGAAGGAGTTCCTGCTCAGCTTTTAAGCCGTCGACCAGATTTGAAAGCAGCTGAACTGACAGTGATTAGTTTCAATGCGAAAACCGGTCTTTCAAAAGCGGCAATGTATCCAAGCATCAGCCTTAGCCCACAGATTGGGATTAATTCTTATAAGTTCAATTCGTGGTTCGATCTTCCGGGATCACTGACTAAAACGCTGGCCGCTAATCTTGCATTACCTCTTTTACAAAAAAGACAGTTTAAGACAGCCTATGAAACCGCTCTGATCGAACAGGAAAAAGCAGCCATCAGCTTCAGACAAACCATGATGACTGCTGTAGCAGAAGTATCAGACGCCATGGCTAAATCTCAAAGTACTTCCGAAAGGCTGGTACTGCTCGAGGAAAGAACGGCGATTTTAGATAAAGGAATCAATGACGCCCTCAAATTGTATAAGAGTGGAATGGCCAATTATTTAGAAGTAATCACTGCGCAAAATAATAAACTGCAAAATGACCTTGAATACATCAATACCAATCTTGAAAAGCTGAATGCCGAAGTAGACCTTTACAGAGCTTTGGGTGGTGGGGTTAATTAG
- a CDS encoding sensor histidine kinase — protein MKRRSKIRKELILSATKKRLLIWTVALFSFYIFSYLMDPFDPAWQGYINQPLYFLINDLFWVALFSIIISEVSIFIDHQLNKLLPWSNRNINRVFIQGFLQIIGSVLLVIIINYIFSKTENMPEIDYRKEMTLLGQWIATNIIVSLIISAINTGDFLLENWKKSALEVSQHKLRASKHRQAAMAAELQALKLQIDPHFIFNNLSVLSELILENQQLGYEYAENFSKVYRYLLINSKKDSIALEEELKFLDSYIFLIKKRIGDGVVFNISIDENYKSMLIPPLTLQFLVENAIKHNQTLKSNPLEIKIYTLPSKNLVVYNTLSPLVNKTASAKVGVKNIMNRFELLGERKPLILKTEKDFIAKIPLL, from the coding sequence ATGAAAAGAAGAAGTAAAATAAGAAAAGAACTCATTCTTTCAGCCACTAAAAAAAGATTATTGATCTGGACAGTGGCTTTATTTTCATTTTATATATTTTCCTATCTGATGGATCCCTTTGATCCGGCCTGGCAAGGATATATCAATCAGCCTCTGTATTTTCTGATCAATGACCTCTTTTGGGTAGCGCTATTTTCCATTATCATTTCCGAAGTGAGCATATTCATTGACCATCAGCTGAATAAATTGCTTCCGTGGAGTAACCGCAATATCAACAGGGTTTTTATACAAGGCTTTCTTCAAATCATAGGAAGTGTTCTTCTGGTCATCATCATCAATTATATCTTTTCTAAAACGGAAAACATGCCCGAAATTGATTACCGTAAAGAGATGACCTTACTCGGGCAGTGGATTGCCACCAATATTATTGTTTCATTAATTATAAGTGCCATTAATACGGGAGATTTTTTGCTGGAAAACTGGAAAAAATCAGCACTTGAAGTCAGCCAGCATAAGCTTAGAGCATCCAAACACAGACAGGCTGCCATGGCAGCAGAGCTCCAGGCTTTGAAATTACAGATCGACCCTCATTTCATTTTCAATAATCTCAGTGTATTATCTGAGCTTATTCTGGAAAACCAACAGTTAGGATATGAATATGCAGAGAATTTCTCTAAAGTATACCGTTATCTCCTGATCAATTCAAAAAAAGACAGCATCGCATTGGAAGAAGAACTTAAGTTTCTGGATTCCTATATTTTCCTTATTAAAAAGAGAATAGGAGATGGAGTAGTCTTCAATATTTCCATTGATGAGAACTACAAAAGCATGCTGATCCCGCCATTAACATTGCAGTTTTTGGTAGAGAATGCTATCAAGCACAACCAGACCCTGAAATCTAACCCATTAGAAATAAAAATATATACTTTACCCAGCAAAAACCTTGTGGTTTATAATACCTTATCGCCATTGGTTAATAAAACCGCATCAGCCAAGGTAGGGGTAAAAAATATCATGAACCGGTTTGAATTACTGGGAGAGAGAAAACCGCTGATACTAAAAACAGAAAAAGATTTCATCGCTAAAATACCATTATTATGA
- a CDS encoding LytR/AlgR family response regulator transcription factor — protein sequence MKLNKILIVEDEKPNADRLQRLLLKLRPQAEIVSVEDSVASSVKWLQENTTPDMIMMDIRLADGLSFEIFNQIEIKCPVIFTTAYDEYAVKAFKYNSIDYLLKPIEEDELEAALKQYETFMEAIPYVGTAIEGLLNYIQPKDYRKRFLLAHRDGYKTLLAEDVLYFFTELGVNKAVLKTGSTECVPQTLEELEKQLDPKIFFRANRQFIINIDSVKQVFNHFNGKLKLELLKHPDIEVIVSREKASALKAWMDY from the coding sequence ATGAAACTTAATAAGATCTTAATCGTAGAAGACGAAAAACCCAATGCAGACCGTTTACAAAGATTACTTTTAAAATTAAGACCTCAAGCAGAAATTGTTTCTGTGGAAGATTCTGTAGCTTCCTCGGTGAAATGGCTTCAGGAAAATACAACTCCTGATATGATTATGATGGATATCCGGCTTGCAGACGGGTTAAGCTTTGAAATTTTTAATCAAATCGAGATCAAATGCCCGGTTATATTCACCACTGCTTATGACGAATATGCGGTAAAAGCATTTAAGTATAACAGTATCGATTATCTCCTAAAACCTATAGAAGAAGACGAACTGGAAGCTGCGCTTAAACAATACGAAACTTTTATGGAAGCAATTCCTTATGTAGGAACTGCTATAGAAGGATTACTGAACTACATACAACCTAAAGACTATAGGAAGCGGTTTTTGCTGGCACATCGTGACGGTTACAAAACATTGCTTGCAGAAGATGTTCTTTATTTCTTCACCGAATTAGGAGTGAATAAAGCAGTGTTAAAAACAGGTAGTACAGAGTGTGTTCCTCAAACCCTTGAAGAACTCGAAAAACAGCTCGACCCTAAAATATTTTTCAGAGCCAACCGGCAATTCATCATCAATATTGATTCTGTAAAACAAGTATTTAATCATTTCAATGGAAAACTTAAGCTTGAACTTCTTAAGCATCCGGATATTGAAGTGATTGTAAGCAGGGAAAAAGCATCAGCATTAAAAGCATGGATGGATTATTAA